The following proteins are encoded in a genomic region of Streptomyces sp. NBC_01723:
- a CDS encoding sigma-70 family RNA polymerase sigma factor — MAPLARTPRADTGEDRRATARTARLRSRIPEPDEEPDLLGQYLSQIGATPLLTAEEEVRLAVRIEAGVRAREELESADTGEPAPTPGTRRALEETVHDGQAAKDHMVRANLRLVVSMAKRHAHRGLPLLDVIQEGNLGLIRAVEKFDHTKGFKFSTYATWWIRQAIERGLATHARTVRLPVHVVEQLQKLAKVERKLRAGLDREPTTEEVVAESGIDADKVVWLRRVGRDAVSLDTPVDETGETVVGDLIPDTEVLRAPEVAEFQALAAELREAVGTLAPREALILSLRYGLHDGRPRTLHQVAQHVGLTRERVRQLEKASLAHLRAPETRDRLLDWAS, encoded by the coding sequence ATGGCCCCCCTGGCACGAACCCCCCGGGCGGACACGGGGGAGGACCGCCGCGCCACCGCCCGCACCGCGCGGCTGCGCAGCCGGATCCCGGAACCCGACGAGGAACCCGACCTGCTCGGCCAGTACCTGAGCCAGATCGGCGCCACACCCCTGCTGACCGCCGAGGAAGAGGTACGGCTCGCCGTACGCATCGAGGCCGGCGTCCGGGCCAGGGAGGAACTGGAGTCGGCCGACACCGGCGAACCCGCCCCCACGCCCGGAACGCGCCGCGCGCTGGAGGAGACCGTCCACGACGGCCAGGCGGCCAAGGACCACATGGTGCGGGCCAACCTGCGGCTCGTCGTGTCGATGGCCAAGCGCCACGCCCACCGCGGGCTGCCCCTCCTCGACGTCATCCAGGAGGGCAACCTCGGACTGATCCGGGCCGTGGAGAAGTTCGACCACACCAAGGGCTTCAAGTTCTCCACGTACGCCACCTGGTGGATCCGCCAGGCCATCGAGCGTGGCCTGGCGACGCACGCGCGCACGGTACGGCTGCCGGTCCACGTCGTGGAGCAGCTCCAGAAGCTCGCCAAGGTCGAACGCAAGCTCCGCGCAGGGCTCGACCGCGAACCGACCACCGAGGAGGTCGTCGCCGAGAGCGGCATCGACGCCGACAAGGTCGTCTGGCTGCGCCGGGTCGGACGGGACGCGGTCAGCCTGGACACCCCGGTGGACGAGACCGGCGAGACCGTCGTCGGCGACCTCATCCCGGACACCGAGGTGCTGCGGGCCCCGGAGGTCGCCGAGTTCCAGGCGCTCGCGGCGGAGCTGCGGGAGGCCGTCGGCACCCTGGCACCCCGCGAGGCCCTGATCCTCAGCCTCCGCTACGGCCTGCACGACGGCCGCCCCCGCACCCTGCACCAGGTGGCCCAGCACGTGGGCCTCACCCGGGAACGCGTCCGCCAGCTGGAGAAGGCCTCGCTGGCCCATCTGCGCGCCCCCGAGACGCGGGACCGCCTGCTGGACTGGGCGAGCTGA
- a CDS encoding PPC domain-containing DNA-binding protein: protein MKWQQVQEGPSAVYVVVLEAGEDAVAELGAFARDRSLGASQVTAVGAFSEAVVGWFDRRAKDYRRIPVEEQCEVPSLIGDVAVADQGPTPHLHAVLGLSDGSTRGGHLLSGRVWPTLEVVVRDSPAELAKTHHPDIGLALIDPGRAEPRSDAQEARS, encoded by the coding sequence ATGAAGTGGCAGCAGGTGCAGGAGGGTCCGTCCGCGGTGTACGTGGTGGTGCTGGAGGCCGGAGAGGACGCGGTCGCCGAACTCGGCGCCTTCGCCCGCGACCGGTCGCTCGGCGCGTCCCAGGTCACCGCCGTGGGCGCCTTCTCCGAGGCGGTCGTCGGCTGGTTCGACCGGCGGGCGAAGGACTACCGGCGCATCCCGGTGGAGGAGCAGTGCGAGGTGCCGTCGCTGATCGGCGACGTCGCCGTGGCCGACCAGGGGCCCACCCCGCACCTGCACGCCGTACTGGGCCTCTCCGACGGCTCCACCCGCGGAGGGCACCTGCTGTCCGGCCGGGTCTGGCCGACGCTGGAGGTCGTCGTGCGGGACAGCCCGGCCGAACTGGCCAAGACCCACCACCCCGACATCGGCCTGGCCCTGATCGACCCGGGCCGTGCGGAACCCCGTAGCGACGCCCAGGAGGCGCGATCATGA
- a CDS encoding MFS transporter, producing the protein MSGVTESGAAQSGGTGGGSLGRGFGWLWASYAVSTFGTRLAFDAFPLIAVLALNAGPAQVSALAAAGLAVGAVVAVPLGPWVEFRRKRPVMIATDLIRCAVLLTVPVAFAFGRLGFAQLLVVSVVVAAADITFRAAAGSCLKSLVRREDLLAANGRFEATTWTATMLGPPVGGAAVGLFGPVVTVAVDAAGHLLSALGIRAIGRGEPLPGHAGPARTSRLRSRDLLEGWRYVLTSPALRPLFFNTVLVNGLIMATAPLLAVLMLGDLGFAPWQYGLAFAVPCVGGLIGSRLAGPLVARFGEHRVLVTSGVLRVCWPVGLAFVGPGVPGLVLVMAVEFALITSVGVYNPVSATRRLELTPPDRVARTLTAWTISGKLTTAALTALWGLLAALTGLRTAVALAGVLLLATPLLLPRRGVGSGPEGGPGSDTASAPQSGADPDPGQGAGSPSPVA; encoded by the coding sequence ATGTCGGGCGTGACGGAATCGGGTGCGGCGCAATCGGGCGGGACGGGCGGCGGGTCGCTGGGGCGGGGGTTCGGGTGGCTGTGGGCCTCGTACGCCGTCAGCACCTTCGGCACGCGGCTCGCGTTCGACGCCTTCCCGCTGATCGCGGTCCTGGCACTGAACGCGGGTCCGGCGCAGGTGTCGGCACTGGCGGCGGCCGGTCTCGCGGTGGGCGCGGTGGTGGCGGTGCCGCTGGGTCCGTGGGTGGAGTTCCGGCGGAAACGGCCGGTCATGATCGCGACGGATCTGATCCGGTGCGCGGTGCTGCTGACCGTGCCCGTCGCGTTCGCGTTCGGGCGGCTCGGCTTCGCCCAGTTGCTGGTCGTGTCGGTGGTCGTCGCCGCGGCCGACATCACGTTCCGGGCGGCCGCCGGTTCCTGTCTCAAGTCGCTGGTGCGGCGGGAGGACCTGCTGGCCGCGAACGGCCGCTTCGAGGCGACGACCTGGACCGCGACGATGCTCGGGCCGCCGGTCGGCGGGGCCGCCGTCGGTCTCTTCGGGCCCGTGGTGACGGTGGCGGTCGACGCGGCCGGCCATCTGCTGTCGGCGCTGGGCATCCGTGCGATCGGCCGCGGGGAACCGCTCCCCGGGCACGCGGGCCCCGCCCGGACTTCCCGGCTGCGGTCCAGGGACCTGCTGGAGGGGTGGCGGTACGTCCTCACTTCGCCCGCGCTGCGTCCGCTGTTCTTCAACACGGTCCTGGTCAACGGCCTCATCATGGCGACCGCGCCGCTGCTGGCCGTCCTCATGCTGGGCGATCTGGGCTTCGCGCCCTGGCAGTACGGGCTCGCCTTCGCGGTGCCGTGCGTCGGCGGCCTGATCGGCTCCCGGCTGGCCGGACCGCTCGTGGCGCGCTTCGGGGAGCACCGGGTGCTGGTCACCAGCGGGGTGCTGCGCGTGTGCTGGCCGGTGGGGCTGGCCTTCGTCGGCCCGGGTGTGCCGGGTCTGGTCCTGGTGATGGCCGTCGAGTTCGCGCTGATCACGTCGGTGGGGGTGTACAATCCGGTGTCGGCCACGCGCCGGCTGGAACTGACCCCGCCGGACCGGGTCGCGCGCACCCTGACCGCCTGGACGATCAGCGGCAAGCTGACGACCGCGGCCCTGACCGCCCTGTGGGGCCTCCTGGCGGCGCTGACCGGCCTGCGCACGGCGGTCGCCCTGGCGGGCGTGCTGCTCCTGGCGACGCCCTTGCTGCTGCCACGCCGGGGCGTGGGGTCCGGCCCGGAGGGGGGCCCGGGCTCCGACACGGCCTCGGCCCCGCAATCGGGCGCGGATCCGGACCCGGGGCAGGGGGCCGGTTCCCCGAGCCCGGTCGCGTAG
- a CDS encoding MMPL family transporter — translation MRALLRRVARAPGGRRGKWFVLAAWLIVAVALGPLAGRLGDVEDSSANAFLPHGAESARVNTELERFRTDTLMPAVVVHTGTGAQAQAAADRPVLARYAAEGEEVSPPVPSEDGDALMTVVPLDGEDDITAKIDELRDQVGANAPPGVDVVVGGPAGSLTDQVAVFDSLDSTLMIATGLVVAVLLLITYRSPVLWLLPLLSVGFAAVLTQVCTYLLARYAGLPVDPQSAGVLMVLVFGVGTDYALLLIARYREELHRHADRHEAMRIALVRSGPAVLASAGTIAAGLACLGFADINSSRSLGLVGAVGVVCAFLAMVTVLPALLVLTGRWVFWPFVPREGTPARPSRTVWSRVGAAVALRPRWSWLMSVAVTGALALSVAGISMGLTQAEMFQDEPESVAAQERISAHYPSGASDPAKIVTATGQADAVRRAAADVEGVARVEPGGDRSPDGTLTLLSVVLADTPDSERAEDTVDALRDAVHGVAGADALVGGTTAQNLDTQRAAGRDLTTVVPIVLLVVLAVLVWLLRALVAPVLLLATVVLSYLAALGASNLLFEHLLGFAGVDWSIPLMGFVFLVALGIDYNIFLMHRVREETARLGHTRGVLEGLTSTGGVITSAGVVLAATFAVFAGLPLVTMAQMGVLVGIGVLLDTFLVRTVLVPALALDLGRWFWWPGRLFHRGTGDEVPYAGAESPPAPERV, via the coding sequence ATGCGTGCGCTGTTGCGGCGTGTCGCCCGTGCGCCCGGTGGGCGGCGCGGCAAGTGGTTCGTCCTGGCGGCCTGGCTGATCGTGGCCGTCGCCCTGGGGCCGCTGGCCGGCCGTCTGGGCGATGTCGAGGACTCCAGCGCCAACGCCTTCCTGCCGCACGGCGCGGAGTCCGCGCGGGTCAACACGGAGCTGGAGCGGTTCCGTACGGACACGCTGATGCCCGCGGTGGTCGTCCACACCGGTACGGGCGCGCAGGCGCAGGCGGCCGCCGACCGTCCGGTGCTCGCCCGGTACGCGGCCGAGGGCGAGGAGGTGTCGCCGCCCGTCCCGTCGGAGGACGGAGACGCACTGATGACGGTGGTGCCGCTGGACGGCGAGGACGACATCACCGCGAAGATCGACGAACTGCGCGACCAGGTGGGCGCCAACGCGCCGCCCGGCGTGGACGTCGTCGTGGGCGGCCCCGCCGGCTCGCTCACCGACCAGGTCGCCGTCTTCGACAGCCTGGACTCCACCCTGATGATCGCCACCGGGCTGGTCGTGGCGGTGCTACTGCTGATCACGTACCGCAGCCCCGTGCTCTGGCTGCTGCCCCTGCTCTCCGTCGGTTTCGCGGCGGTGCTCACCCAGGTCTGCACCTACCTGCTGGCCCGGTACGCCGGACTGCCGGTGGACCCGCAGAGCGCGGGCGTGCTGATGGTGCTGGTCTTCGGCGTCGGCACCGACTACGCGCTGCTGCTCATCGCCCGCTACCGCGAGGAGTTGCACCGCCACGCCGACCGGCACGAGGCGATGCGGATCGCGTTGGTCCGTTCGGGTCCGGCGGTTCTGGCCTCGGCCGGCACCATCGCGGCGGGCCTCGCCTGCCTGGGCTTCGCGGACATCAACTCCTCCCGGTCGCTGGGCCTGGTGGGCGCCGTGGGCGTGGTGTGCGCCTTCCTCGCGATGGTCACCGTCCTGCCCGCCCTGCTCGTGCTCACCGGCCGCTGGGTGTTCTGGCCCTTCGTGCCGCGGGAGGGCACGCCCGCCCGCCCGTCGCGCACCGTGTGGTCCCGCGTCGGGGCCGCGGTGGCCCTGCGTCCCCGCTGGTCGTGGCTGATGTCGGTGGCCGTCACCGGGGCCCTCGCACTCAGCGTGGCCGGCATCTCGATGGGGCTGACCCAGGCGGAGATGTTCCAGGACGAGCCGGAGTCCGTCGCCGCCCAGGAGCGGATCTCGGCGCACTACCCGTCCGGTGCCTCCGACCCGGCGAAGATCGTCACGGCCACCGGGCAGGCAGACGCGGTGCGGCGGGCCGCGGCGGACGTCGAGGGCGTGGCCCGCGTGGAGCCGGGCGGCGACCGCAGCCCGGACGGCACGCTCACGCTGCTCTCCGTCGTCCTGGCGGACACCCCGGACAGCGAGCGCGCCGAGGACACCGTCGACGCCCTCCGGGACGCCGTGCACGGGGTCGCGGGGGCCGACGCCCTGGTCGGCGGCACCACCGCGCAGAACCTGGACACCCAGCGGGCCGCCGGCCGCGACCTGACGACGGTCGTCCCGATCGTGCTCCTCGTCGTGCTGGCCGTCCTGGTGTGGCTGCTGCGCGCCCTGGTCGCGCCGGTGCTGCTGCTGGCCACCGTGGTGCTGTCGTACCTGGCGGCGCTGGGCGCCTCGAACCTGCTCTTCGAGCACCTGCTGGGCTTCGCGGGCGTCGACTGGTCGATACCGCTGATGGGCTTCGTGTTCCTGGTCGCCCTGGGCATCGACTACAACATCTTCCTGATGCACCGGGTGCGGGAGGAGACAGCCCGGCTCGGGCACACCCGCGGCGTGCTGGAGGGCCTGACCAGCACCGGGGGTGTCATCACCTCGGCCGGTGTCGTCCTCGCCGCGACCTTCGCGGTGTTCGCGGGGCTGCCGCTGGTGACGATGGCGCAGATGGGCGTGCTGGTCGGGATCGGGGTCCTGCTGGACACGTTCCTGGTCCGTACGGTCCTGGTGCCCGCGCTCGCCCTGGACCTGGGCCGCTGGTTCTGGTGGCCGGGAAGGCTTTTCCACCGCGGAACCGGGGACGAAGTGCCGTACGCCGGAGCGGAGTCGCCGCCCGCGCCCGAGCGGGTCTGA
- a CDS encoding ArsR/SmtB family transcription factor produces the protein MPEVPPPAPTGDELLKVLSALGNPHRMRIVAALLESRNYVSALARLIGMGRPLLHMHLQRLEAAGLVVGTLEVGEDGKSMKYYDVTPFLYELTPHVVAQAAATLTETTDPGRTAGRTAKEEAK, from the coding sequence ATGCCCGAGGTCCCACCTCCGGCACCGACCGGCGACGAACTGCTCAAGGTGCTCTCCGCCCTCGGCAACCCGCACCGCATGCGGATCGTCGCGGCGCTCCTGGAGAGCCGGAACTACGTCAGCGCGCTGGCCCGGCTGATCGGCATGGGCCGCCCGCTGCTGCACATGCACCTGCAACGGCTGGAAGCGGCGGGGCTGGTCGTCGGCACGCTGGAGGTCGGAGAGGACGGCAAGTCGATGAAGTACTACGACGTCACCCCGTTCCTCTACGAACTGACCCCGCATGTCGTCGCGCAGGCGGCCGCGACGCTCACCGAGACCACCGACCCCGGCCGCACCGCCGGCCGGACCGCGAAAGAGGAAGCGAAGTGA
- a CDS encoding BTAD domain-containing putative transcriptional regulator has translation MEAVTFGVLGPVTAGRGGDPLALKGPRHRAVLARLVLARRRVVPVARLVEDLWEAPPPRAVGALRTFVGDLRRALEPDRPPRAPARLLVTEGPGYTLRAAPDSVDAWRFEAAVAEAERGPAAQAPERLRAALEEWRGPAYAEFSGAEWARGERSRLTELRLRAVERRAELLVDLGRAAEAVPDLDAHLTGHPWREEAWRLLALALYRTGRQGDALAVLRRARGRLAGQLGLDPGPRLRRLEARILAQDPELDPPGEPADAAARLWAAATEAYDRTVAAGAHARLESTVGLLRTLAVTGGGGLEAAREHRTAAIAAAEETGDAELTARVIGAYDVPAVWTRGDDPESARRIVAAAERTLAALPDDATADAARCRLLATVALESRGVRSERGPRAAAEAERVARRLDDPALLAFALNGVFMQSCTRAGLAPRRDALGAELVALGTRHGLVNHTVLGHLIRLQARSALADLTAADEQATAVDRLAARHDRPLVAVFTDWYGALRLAASGSPYDIAAAAYRAAATRLDGAGMPGLERGLLPLALLGLRLAHGRAAEVDPGADWGPYRPWAEPFALLADGRTAEARTALAALTEPPPDLLYEALCCAEAALALRLGDRAALERTHARLLPAAGELAGAGSGLLTFGPVDDWLAAIRRAPATAGSA, from the coding sequence ATGGAAGCGGTCACGTTCGGTGTGCTCGGACCGGTCACGGCCGGGCGCGGCGGCGACCCGCTCGCCCTCAAGGGCCCCCGGCACCGCGCCGTACTGGCCCGGCTGGTCCTGGCCCGACGGCGGGTCGTGCCCGTCGCCCGCCTGGTGGAGGACCTGTGGGAGGCACCCCCGCCGCGAGCCGTGGGAGCGCTGCGCACCTTCGTCGGGGACCTGCGCCGGGCCCTGGAGCCCGACCGTCCGCCACGCGCCCCGGCCCGGCTGCTGGTCACCGAAGGCCCCGGATACACCCTGCGCGCGGCGCCCGACTCCGTGGACGCGTGGCGTTTCGAGGCGGCCGTCGCCGAGGCCGAGCGCGGGCCCGCCGCGCAGGCACCGGAGCGGCTCCGGGCGGCCCTGGAGGAGTGGCGGGGGCCCGCGTACGCCGAGTTCAGCGGGGCGGAGTGGGCGCGCGGCGAGCGTTCCCGGCTCACCGAACTGCGGCTGCGGGCCGTGGAACGCCGGGCGGAACTTCTCGTGGACCTGGGCCGGGCCGCCGAGGCCGTCCCCGACCTGGACGCGCACCTCACCGGGCACCCCTGGCGCGAGGAGGCCTGGCGCCTGCTCGCCCTGGCCCTGTACCGGACCGGCCGTCAGGGGGACGCCCTCGCCGTACTGCGCCGGGCCCGCGGCCGGCTGGCCGGACAGCTCGGTCTCGACCCCGGTCCCCGGCTGCGCCGCCTGGAGGCCCGCATCCTCGCCCAGGACCCGGAACTGGACCCGCCCGGTGAACCGGCGGACGCGGCGGCCCGGTTGTGGGCGGCGGCGACCGAGGCGTACGACCGCACCGTCGCCGCCGGCGCGCACGCCCGTCTGGAGTCCACCGTCGGCCTGCTGCGCACCCTCGCCGTCACCGGCGGCGGCGGTCTGGAGGCCGCCCGGGAGCACCGGACGGCGGCGATCGCGGCGGCCGAGGAGACGGGCGACGCGGAGCTGACGGCCCGGGTGATCGGCGCCTACGACGTTCCCGCCGTCTGGACCCGCGGCGACGACCCCGAAAGCGCCCGCCGGATCGTCGCGGCGGCCGAACGCACCCTCGCCGCCCTGCCCGACGACGCCACCGCCGACGCGGCGCGCTGCCGCCTGCTGGCCACCGTCGCCCTGGAGTCCCGGGGCGTACGATCCGAGCGCGGTCCGCGCGCGGCGGCCGAGGCCGAGCGTGTCGCCCGCCGCCTGGACGACCCGGCGCTGCTCGCCTTCGCCCTCAACGGTGTCTTCATGCAGTCCTGCACCAGAGCCGGACTGGCCCCCCGCCGCGACGCCCTCGGCGCCGAACTCGTCGCCCTCGGCACCCGGCACGGCCTGGTCAACCACACCGTCCTCGGCCACCTGATCCGCCTCCAGGCCCGCTCGGCCCTCGCCGACCTCACCGCCGCCGACGAGCAGGCCACGGCCGTGGACCGCCTGGCCGCACGGCACGACCGGCCGCTGGTCGCCGTCTTCACCGACTGGTACGGGGCCCTGCGCCTGGCCGCCTCGGGCAGCCCGTACGACATCGCGGCGGCCGCATACCGCGCCGCCGCCACCCGGCTCGACGGCGCGGGCATGCCCGGCCTCGAACGCGGACTGCTTCCCCTCGCCCTGCTCGGCCTGCGCCTCGCCCACGGCCGGGCGGCCGAGGTGGACCCGGGCGCGGACTGGGGACCGTACCGCCCGTGGGCCGAGCCGTTCGCCCTCCTCGCCGACGGCCGCACCGCCGAGGCCCGAACGGCCCTCGCCGCCCTGACGGAGCCGCCGCCCGACCTCCTGTACGAGGCACTGTGCTGCGCCGAGGCCGCGCTCGCCCTCCGACTCGGCGACCGCGCGGCCCTGGAGCGCACCCACGCACGGCTGCTGCCCGCGGCCGGCGAACTCGCGGGCGCGGGCAGCGGGCTGCTCACCTTCGGGCCGGTCGACGACTGGCTCGCGGCGATCAGGCGGGCGCCGGCGACAGCGGGATCGGCGTGA
- a CDS encoding alpha/beta fold hydrolase, protein MTPTIPDFTHERVTVADGVALHVAVGGSGSPVVLLHGFPQTHLMWRHVAADLAADHTVICPDLRGYGASDKPSDPDGTAYSKRTMAADVVALARALGHERFALAGHDRGALVAVRAGLDHPDVVTHLAALDVLPTLDMWDVLHGTTAAVGFHLYLMAQPPGLPEQLIGAAPDAFFGHFLDVWTRDPGALPADVRAAYLEASRAAVPSVVADYRASAGIDVEHDRADRERGNRLRMPVAVLQQDWGAALGYDAAALWRAWAPDLSHDTVDCGHFMAEEAPGEVTGALRNLLAR, encoded by the coding sequence ATGACACCGACCATCCCCGACTTCACCCACGAGCGCGTCACGGTCGCCGACGGTGTCGCCCTGCATGTTGCGGTCGGCGGCTCCGGCAGCCCGGTCGTGCTGCTGCACGGCTTCCCGCAGACCCATCTGATGTGGCGGCACGTCGCCGCCGACCTCGCGGCCGACCACACGGTCATCTGCCCCGACCTGCGCGGCTACGGCGCCAGCGACAAGCCGTCCGATCCCGACGGCACCGCCTACTCCAAGCGGACCATGGCCGCCGACGTGGTCGCCCTCGCGCGGGCGCTCGGGCACGAGCGGTTCGCGCTGGCGGGGCACGACCGGGGCGCGCTCGTCGCGGTGCGGGCCGGGCTCGACCATCCCGACGTGGTGACGCACCTGGCGGCGCTGGACGTGCTGCCGACCCTCGACATGTGGGACGTCCTGCACGGCACCACGGCGGCGGTCGGCTTCCACCTGTATCTGATGGCGCAGCCGCCGGGCCTGCCGGAGCAGCTCATCGGCGCCGCGCCGGACGCGTTCTTCGGTCACTTCCTCGACGTCTGGACCCGCGACCCGGGGGCCCTGCCCGCCGACGTCCGGGCCGCGTACCTCGAGGCGTCCCGTGCGGCGGTGCCCTCCGTCGTGGCCGACTACCGGGCCTCGGCCGGCATCGACGTCGAGCACGACCGGGCCGACCGGGAGCGGGGCAACAGGCTCCGGATGCCGGTGGCCGTGCTCCAGCAGGACTGGGGCGCGGCCCTCGGTTACGACGCCGCCGCGTTGTGGCGGGCCTGGGCGCCGGATCTGTCGCACGACACCGTCGACTGCGGGCACTTCATGGCGGAGGAGGCGCCCGGCGAGGTCACGGGGGCGCTGCGGAATCTGCTGGCGCGGTAG
- a CDS encoding PPOX class F420-dependent oxidoreductase, with product MSKPPLPPEAVALLRRPNPAVMATLRSDGAPVSTATWYLWEDDGRVLVNLDAGRVRLGHLRRDPRVTLTVLADDDWYTHVTLIGRVTEMRDDEDLTGIDRLSTQYTGKPYPNRERPRVSAWIEVERWHGWGSLKDSDQASG from the coding sequence ATGTCCAAGCCACCGCTGCCGCCCGAGGCCGTCGCACTGCTGCGCCGTCCCAACCCGGCCGTCATGGCGACCCTCCGTTCGGACGGCGCGCCCGTCTCCACGGCCACCTGGTACCTGTGGGAGGACGACGGCCGCGTGCTGGTCAACCTCGACGCCGGGCGCGTCCGCCTGGGCCACCTGCGCCGAGACCCGCGCGTCACCCTCACCGTCCTCGCGGACGACGACTGGTACACGCACGTCACCCTCATCGGCCGCGTCACCGAGATGCGCGACGACGAGGACCTCACGGGCATCGACCGGCTCTCCACGCAGTACACCGGCAAGCCGTACCCGAACCGGGAGCGCCCCCGGGTCAGCGCCTGGATCGAGGTGGAGCGCTGGCACGGCTGGGGCTCGCTGAAGGACAGCGACCAGGCGTCCGGCTGA
- a CDS encoding CBS domain-containing protein: MTRRIRDVMSPAAVAVEPMTTVARAARLMREENVGDVLVTYDCDLFGMLTDRDIVIRGVADGRDPDETTVGAVCTPPPVVTLDPDDTTDHAAELMRHHAVRRLPVVEHGGVPVGVVTLGDLATADDPHSALADISRAAPGH, from the coding sequence ATGACACGGCGCATCCGAGACGTGATGTCACCGGCCGCGGTGGCCGTCGAACCCATGACGACGGTGGCGCGGGCCGCCCGGCTGATGAGGGAGGAGAACGTCGGCGACGTCCTGGTGACCTACGACTGCGACCTGTTCGGCATGCTCACCGACCGCGACATCGTGATCCGCGGCGTCGCCGACGGCCGGGACCCCGACGAGACCACCGTCGGCGCGGTGTGCACGCCGCCGCCCGTCGTCACCCTCGACCCGGACGACACCACCGACCACGCCGCCGAACTGATGCGGCACCACGCCGTGCGCCGGCTCCCCGTCGTCGAGCACGGCGGCGTCCCGGTCGGCGTGGTCACCCTCGGCGACCTCGCCACCGCCGACGACCCGCACTCCGCGCTGGCGGACATCAGCCGGGCCGCACCCGGCCACTGA
- a CDS encoding TerC family protein, with protein sequence MNVSLSVWLLTVAGLCVLIAADFFIGRKPHDVSIREAGIWTAVWVILACLFGVGLILVGGGGPGGEFFAGYITEKSLSVDNLFVFVLIMAKFAVPSQYQQRVLMVGVIVALVLRAAFIAAGAAIISAFSWVFYIFGAFLIWTAWKLIQDARKGGHDEEYEENKLLKSIERRFGVADRYHGTKLWVEENGRRVMTPMLVVMLAIGFTDILFALDSIPAIYGLTQDPYIVFTANAFALMGLRQLYFLIGGLLKKLVHLSYGLSVILGFIGVKLVLHALHESGVHVPEISIPFSLGFIVLVLAITTATSLWATRRQEQP encoded by the coding sequence GTGAACGTCTCCCTCAGCGTCTGGCTGCTGACCGTCGCGGGCCTGTGCGTCCTGATCGCCGCAGACTTCTTCATCGGCCGCAAGCCGCACGACGTCTCGATCCGGGAGGCCGGGATCTGGACCGCCGTCTGGGTGATCCTGGCCTGTCTGTTCGGGGTGGGGCTGATCCTGGTCGGCGGCGGCGGTCCGGGCGGCGAGTTCTTCGCCGGCTACATCACCGAGAAGTCGCTCAGCGTCGACAACCTCTTCGTCTTCGTCCTGATCATGGCGAAGTTCGCGGTCCCCTCGCAGTACCAGCAGCGCGTGCTGATGGTCGGCGTCATCGTGGCCCTCGTCCTGCGCGCCGCCTTCATCGCGGCCGGCGCGGCGATCATCTCCGCCTTCTCCTGGGTGTTCTACATCTTCGGCGCCTTCCTCATCTGGACCGCGTGGAAGCTGATCCAGGACGCCCGCAAGGGTGGGCACGACGAGGAGTACGAGGAGAACAAGCTGCTGAAGTCGATCGAGCGCCGCTTCGGTGTCGCCGACCGCTACCACGGCACCAAGCTGTGGGTGGAGGAGAACGGCCGGCGGGTCATGACGCCGATGCTGGTCGTGATGCTCGCCATCGGCTTCACCGACATCCTCTTCGCCCTGGACTCCATTCCCGCCATCTACGGACTGACCCAGGACCCGTACATCGTGTTCACGGCCAACGCGTTCGCCCTGATGGGCCTGCGCCAGCTGTACTTCCTCATCGGCGGCCTGCTGAAGAAGCTGGTCCACCTCTCGTACGGTCTGTCGGTCATCCTCGGCTTCATCGGCGTGAAGCTGGTGCTGCACGCCCTGCACGAGTCCGGCGTGCACGTCCCCGAGATCAGCATCCCGTTCTCGCTCGGCTTCATCGTGCTCGTCCTCGCCATCACCACGGCGACGAGCCTGTGGGCCACACGGCGGCAGGAACAGCCCTAG
- a CDS encoding VOC family protein: MSVQFNHTIVLSRDRERSAYFLAGILGLEVGEPAGMFLPVTTANGVTLDFATVDIDIPVQHYAFLVSEDEFDAILARLVADGVPIQADPPGRHPRRINRNDGGRGVYFTDPSGHGMEAFTRPYGSDPSSPLNGVTEDVPGAR; the protein is encoded by the coding sequence GTGTCAGTCCAGTTCAACCACACCATCGTCCTCTCCCGCGACCGGGAGCGGTCCGCGTACTTCCTCGCCGGAATCCTGGGTCTGGAGGTCGGCGAACCGGCCGGAATGTTCCTGCCCGTGACGACCGCCAACGGCGTCACCCTCGATTTCGCCACCGTCGACATCGACATCCCCGTGCAGCACTACGCGTTCCTCGTCTCCGAGGACGAGTTCGACGCGATCCTCGCCCGGCTCGTGGCGGACGGGGTTCCCATCCAGGCCGACCCGCCCGGCCGGCACCCGCGCCGGATCAACCGCAACGACGGCGGCCGGGGCGTGTACTTCACCGACCCGTCGGGGCACGGCATGGAAGCCTTCACCCGCCCCTACGGGAGCGACCCGTCCTCGCCGTTGAACGGCGTCACGGAGGACGTGCCCGGGGCCCGCTGA